One region of Triticum aestivum cultivar Chinese Spring chromosome 6B, IWGSC CS RefSeq v2.1, whole genome shotgun sequence genomic DNA includes:
- the LOC123138165 gene encoding mitochondrial metalloendopeptidase OMA1 → MTPLKNSRSALSRLLRHKPAAGRPQPPPPPSPVLGETAFRHYHAAPQRPGFIQSFSRRPLRHEPAALFRPPPAQAQVPPPRHYFTSSRRPEVIHFTRRRGGARWYHDRRKVAAVVLLTGGGAIVVYFGNLETVPYTNRTHFVLVSPQLERQLGESQFADLKKELAPKILPPLHPDSVRVRLIASEIVRALHRGLADRRSDDFDDASYGDISTDIAVKARDLDPEGVMHRVSPGKTASTAARAQRDDELLDDRWVAESRRRGKARGAQPQTKHLNELNWEVIVVRDKLINAMCLPGGKIVVFTGLLDHFKTDAEIATVLSHEIGHAIARHLPEMITKGMWFTILQLIVLQFIYMPDLINAMSTLLLRLPFSRRMEVEADHIGLMLQASAGFDPRTAPKVYEKLGQIAGNQSVLKSYLSTHPSSKKRSELLSRAKVMEEAMQLYREACAGHGTEGFL, encoded by the exons ATGACCCCCCTCAAGAACTCGCGCTCCGCCCTCTCCCGTCTCCTCCGCCACAAGCCCGCCGCCGGCCGGCCGCAGCCCCCGCCCCCGCCCTCGCCGGTGTTGGGGGAAACGGCCTTTCGGCACTACCACGCCGCCCCGCAGCGCCCAGGGTTCATTCAATCCTTCAGCCGAAGACCCCTCCGCCACGAGCCCGCCGCCCTCTTCCGGCCGCCGCCGGCGCAGGCGCAGGTGCCGCCACCCCGGCACTACTTCACCTCCTCTCGCCGCCCGGAGGTCATCCACTTCACGCGCcgccgcggcggcgcgcggtggtaCCACGATAGGCGGAAGGTCGCCGCGGTGGTCCTCCTCACCGGCGGCGGGGCCATCGTCGTCTACTTCGGCAACCTCGAGACCGTGCCCTACACCAATCGCACCCACTTCGTCCTCGTCTCGCCCCAGCTCGAGCGCCAGCTCGGCGAGTCCCAGTTCGCCGATCTCAAGAAGGAGCTCGCCCCCAAGATCCTGCCCCCGCTCCACCCCGACAGCGTCCGCGTCCGCCTCATCGCCTCCGAGATCGTCCGCGCGCTCCACCGCGGCCTCGCCGACCGCCGCAGCGACGACTTCGATGACGCCTCCTACGGCGACATCTCCACCGACATCGCCGTCAAAGCCCGTGACTTGGATCCCGAGGGCGTGATGCATCGGGTCTCGCCTGGCAAGACCGCGAGCACGGCCGCGAGGGCTCAGCGAGACGACGAGCTTCTCGATGACAGGTGGGTGGCCGAGAGCCGGAGACGGGGGAAGGCACGTGGAGCGCAGCCACAGACGAAGCACCTCAATGAGCTCAATTGGGAGGTGATCGTCGTCAGAGATAAGCTCATCAATGCAATGTGTTTGCCTGGTGGTAAAATTGTAGTCTTCACTGGATTGCTCGACCATTTCAAGACAGATGCTGAGATTGCGACAGTGCTTTCGCATGAG ATTGGGCACGCTATCGCGAGGCACTTGCCAGAGATGATCACCAAGGGCATGTGGTTTACTATCCTGCAGCTTATCGTCCTACAGTTTATTTACATGCCAGACTTAATTAATGCAATGTCGACATTACTCCTCAGACTGCCCTTCTCACGAAG GATGGAGGTAGAGGCAGATCACATCGGGCTCATGCTTCAAGCATCTGCTGGTTTTGACCCACGCACCGCTCCCAAGGTCTACGAGAAGCTAGGACAAATCGCGGGCAATCAATCAGTACTGAAAAGCTACCTCTCTACTCATCCTTCGAGTAAGAAGCGATCGGAGCTCTTGTCTCGAGCCAAGGTAATGGAGGAGGCGATGCAGCTATACAGGGAAGCTTGCGCCGGCCACGGGACCGAAGGTTTCCTCTAA